A genomic segment from Phragmites australis chromosome 6, lpPhrAust1.1, whole genome shotgun sequence encodes:
- the LOC133922172 gene encoding synaptotagmin-2-like: protein MGVFSTVLGFFGFGVGITLGLVIGYYLFIYFQPTDVKHPVIRPLVELDTKSLEGMLPEIPHWVKSPDFDRIDWLNKFVETMWPYLDKAICKTAKEIATPIIAENSAKYTIDSVEFETLTLGSLPPTFQGMKVYTTDEQELIMEPSIKWAGNPNITVVVKAYGLKVTAQVIDLQVFALPRITLKPLVPSFPCFAKILVSLMEKPHVDFGLKLLGADLMAIPGLYVFVQETIKAQVANMYLWPKVLEVQIMDPAKAQMKPVGILHVNVLRAVKLTKKDLMGKSDPYVKLKLTEEKLPSKKTSVKRSNLNPEWNEEFTLVVKDPESQALELTVYDWEQVGKHDRIGMNVIPLKDLTPEETKSITLNLLKTMDANDPANEKFRGQLTVDVTYKPFKEGDSDVDMSDESGVIEKAPDGTPEGGGLLVVIVHEAQDVEGKHHTNPYVRILFRGEEKKTKHIKKNRDPRWEEQFEFVCEEPPINDKMQVEVISRPSSLGIHSKENLGYVVISLADVINNRRINEKYHLIDSKNGRIQLELQWKTS from the exons ATGGGGGTTTTCAGCACCGTGCTTGGTTTCTTTGGGTTTGGGGTGGGGATCACCCTGGGGCTTGTGATTGGGTACTACCTGTTCATCTATTTCCAGCCCACCGATGTGAAG CACCCTGTAATTAGGCCACTTGTTGAACTCGATACAAAATCATTGGAAGGCATGCTTCCTGAGATTCCCCATTGGGTCAAAAGTCCAGACTTTGATCGG ATTGACTGGCTGAACAAGTTTGTCGAGACTATGTGGCCTTATCTTGACAAG GCAATATGTAAAACTGCAAAGGAAATCGCTACACCAATTATTGCTGAGAACTCAGCAAAGTATACGATCGATTCAGTTGAATTTGAGACATTAACATTAGGCTCATTACCACCAACATTTCAAG GGATGAAGGTCTACACCACTGACGAACAAGAACTTATAATGGAACCGTCGATAAAGTGGGCTGGCAATCCTAATATCACTGTTGTAGTCAAAGCATATGGGCTAAAAGTAACTGCACAG GTAATTGATTTGCAAGTATTTGCTCTACCACGCATAACATTGAAGCCACTGGTTCCAAGCTTTCCATGTTTTGCCAAAATACTCGTTTCACTCATGGAGAAG CCACATGTTGACTTTGGTCTGAAACTCCTTGGAGCAGATCTCATGGCAATTCCAGGCCTTTATGTATTTGTTCAG GAAACTATCAAGGCTCAGGTAGCAAATATGTACTTGTGGCCTAAAGTACTCGAGGTGCAAATCATGGATCCTGCAAA AGCACAAATGAAACCTGTCGGAATTCTGCATGTTAATGTGCTACGGGCTGTTAAACTCACCAAGAAAGACTTGATGGGCAAATCGGATCCGTATGTGAAGTTAAAGCTAACAGAGGAAAAACTTCCATCAAAGAAAACTTCAGTGAAGCGAAGCAACCTGAACCCTGAATGGAATGAGGAATTCACATTAGTTGTCAAAGACCCAGAATCTCAGGCTCTGGAGCTTACGGTGTACGATTGGGAGCAG GTTGGGAAGCATGACAGGATTGGAATGAATGTTATCCCGCTAAAAGACCTTACGCCTGAGGAGACAAAATCTATTACACTTAACCTGCTCAAGACTATGGATGCAAATGACCCAGCAAATGAGAAGTTCCGGGGGCAGCTTACTGTTGATGTAACATATAAGCCTTTCAAGGAAGGTGATTCTGATGTTGATATGAGTGACGAGTCCGGTGTCATTGAAAAAGCTCCTGATGGCACACCCGAAGGTGGTGGTTTGCTGGTTGTTATTGTCCACGAAGCACAGGATGTTGAAGGAAAGCACCACACCAATCCGTATGTAAGAATTCTATTTAGGGGTGAGGAAAAGAAGACAAAG CATATTAAAAAGAATAGAGATCCGCGTTGGGAAGAACAATTTGAGTTCGTGTGTGAGGAGCCACCTATAAATGATAAAATGCAAGTTGAAGTCATTAGCAGGCCATCAAGTCTTGGCATACATTCCAAG